The following coding sequences are from one Sesamum indicum cultivar Zhongzhi No. 13 linkage group LG11, S_indicum_v1.0, whole genome shotgun sequence window:
- the LOC105174205 gene encoding aluminum-activated malate transporter 8-like, whose translation MVAHPQPCLFSIEMNSITFQENTRSCIGCLRDSLKAMLGRFKGKVMEIAKQTKKIGEDDPRRIVHAIKVGLALTFVSLFYYIRPLYDGFGQAGMWAILTVVVVFEFTVGGTLSKSINRGCATLIAGALGVGAEYLANLCGEGQAFVLGVLVFILAAIATFTRFFPKVKQRYDYGVTIFILTFSLVAVSGSQATTNLQIAYQRLSTILIGGATCMIISIFICPVWAGQDLHNLITGNVEKLATFLEGFGGELFSSPGDESSVVQCKDDKEKSYLQIYKSVLNSKATEESLANFAWWEIGHGGFKFHHPWKQYLKIGVLVRDCACHIEVLSRCINTKPQVASEFQLKIQSTCKNMSIECSKGLKELSFAVKNMTFPSPAAKIHIQNSAATADGFKNILENSSLSTKTDLQEVMPVLVTASILIDIIRCVEEISVSVDELSQKARFRKPIKSLEKQQQLLHRGIVKPVNDHVVLEIRETGGDSVDNKKLRSGVVKPVDGISGGNDHINDKDQRDVGGLSTGEQKSSSV comes from the exons ATGGTTGCTCATCCACAGCCGTGTCTTTTCTCCATAGAAATGAATTCAATTACATTCCAAGAGAATACACGCAGCTGCATAGGTTGTCTGCGTGATTCCCTTAAGGCCATGCTCGGGAGGTTCAAGGGCAAGGTTATGGAGATCGCAAAGCAGACGAAAAAAATAGGCGAGGACGATCCCAGAAGAATCGTGCACGCGATTAAGGTTGGATTAGCTCTCACATTTGTGTCCTTGTTCTACTACATCAGACCTCTCTATGATGGTTTCGGACAAGCCGGAATGTGGGCAATCTTAACGGTGGTCGTCGTGTTTGAGTTTACAGTAg gTGGAACCCTATCGAAAAGTATAAACAGAGGATGTGCAACATTGATAGCTGGTGCATTAGGGGTTGGAGCTGAGTACTTAGCAAACCTCTGCGGGGAAGGGCAGGCCTTTGTTCTCGGGGTTCTGGTGTTTATTCtag CTGCAATAGCTACGTTTACGCGATTTTTCCCGAAGGTGAAACAGAGATACGACTATGGAGTGACGATATTCATACTAACGTTCAGCCTAGTGGCGGTGTCGGGTTCCCAAGCCACCACCAATTTGCAGATAGCTTACCAAAGGTTGTCCACCATTCTCATCGGCGGGGCGACGTGCATGATAATTTCCATATTCATTTGCCCGGTTTGGGCTGGTCAGGATCTCCATAATCTTATTACTGGAAATGTAGAAAAGCTTGCTACATTCTTAGAAG GTTTTGGAGGTGAGCTTTTCAGTTCTCCAGGAGATGAAAGTAGTGTGGTTCAGTGTAAAGATGACAAGGAAAAGTCGTACCTCCAAATATACAAGAGTGTGCTAAACTCAAAAGCAACTGAGGAATCTTTG GCAAATTTTGCGTGGTGGGAGATTGGTCATGGTGGCTTTAAGTTCCATCATCCCTGGAAACAGTACTTGAAAATTGGGGTTCTCGTCCGGGATTGTGCTTGCCACATTGAAGTACTTAGCAGGTGCATAAACACAAAACCTCAG GTAGCATCAGAATTCCAATTGAAAATCCAATCAACATGCAAAAACATGAGCATTGAATGTAGCAAAGGCCTGAAAGAACTATCTTTTGCAGTAAAAAACATGACATTTCCCTCACCAGCTGCTAAAATCCACATTCAAAATTCCGCAGCCACAGCCGACGGCTTTAAGAACATATTGGAGAACTCCTCGTTGTCCACCAAAACAGACCTCCAAGAAGTCATGCCTGTACTCGTCACTGCATCAATACTCATCGACATCATTAGATGCGTAGAGGAAATTTCAGTTTCTGTTGACGAACTTTCTCAAAAGGCACGTTTCAGAAAGCCAATCAAATCACTTGAAAAGCAACAGCAGTTGCTTCATCGAGGAATTGTGAAACCCGTTAACGATCATGTCGTGTTGGAGATTAGGGAGACAGGAGGGGACTCGGTGGATAACAAGAAGCTTCGCAGTGGAGTCGTGAAACCCGTTGATGGTATTAGTGGCGGCAATGACCACATCAATGATAAAGATCAACGAGACGTTGGAGGACTCAGTACCGGAGAACAAAAATCCTCGTCCGTCTGA